The following are encoded together in the Pedobacter steynii genome:
- a CDS encoding calcium:proton antiporter has product MKQKLPLPLWTIATPILAWIAYFGMSLDLGNFYAIVLAAALIGGVLAAVHHAEVVAHQVGEPYGTLLLALAITIIEVALIVSLMLTGGPETAALARDTVLAAVMIILTGIIGMCLLVGGVRYKEQVFSLPGVSAALVTLTAILVLTLILPNYTTSRQGPEYSPVQLGFVAIVSLVLYGTFVLVQAVRHRDFFLPPEADGDEDVHAAPPGKKVALLSALLLLICLGIVVLLAKALAPDIENAVINAGAPKSLVGVIIAAVVLLPEGLAAYRAARKNRLQTSLNLALGSALASIGLTIPAVAIVSIVTGMTITLGIDMKSTVLLLLSQFTIMLSLATGRTNILQGVVLLVIFAVYLFTIVAP; this is encoded by the coding sequence ATGAAACAAAAGCTGCCTCTTCCATTATGGACTATCGCCACTCCCATCTTAGCCTGGATTGCTTATTTTGGCATGTCTCTCGACCTGGGTAATTTTTACGCTATTGTGCTAGCTGCTGCATTAATCGGAGGCGTATTGGCCGCTGTCCACCATGCCGAAGTTGTTGCTCACCAGGTTGGTGAACCCTATGGTACTTTATTGCTGGCTCTGGCAATTACCATCATTGAAGTGGCGCTGATTGTATCACTGATGCTAACTGGCGGTCCGGAAACGGCAGCGCTTGCCCGTGACACGGTGCTGGCGGCAGTGATGATTATCCTTACAGGAATCATTGGTATGTGCTTACTGGTAGGGGGGGTAAGGTATAAAGAGCAGGTATTTAGCTTACCGGGAGTAAGTGCCGCATTGGTTACCCTTACGGCAATATTGGTGTTGACATTAATCCTTCCCAATTATACAACCAGCAGGCAGGGACCCGAATACAGTCCTGTTCAGCTGGGTTTTGTAGCCATTGTTTCTTTGGTCTTATATGGAACTTTTGTGTTGGTACAGGCAGTAAGGCACCGGGACTTTTTTCTGCCTCCTGAGGCAGATGGAGATGAGGATGTTCACGCAGCGCCACCAGGTAAAAAAGTAGCCTTGCTGAGTGCATTATTGTTATTGATCTGTCTGGGCATTGTGGTCTTGCTCGCCAAAGCTTTAGCGCCGGATATCGAAAATGCAGTGATAAATGCAGGGGCCCCGAAGTCTTTGGTTGGGGTAATTATTGCGGCTGTTGTGCTGTTGCCGGAGGGGCTGGCAGCTTACCGGGCAGCCCGGAAGAACCGCCTTCAAACAAGCCTTAATCTGGCATTGGGATCGGCCCTGGCAAGTATCGGGTTGACAATTCCTGCAGTCGCGATTGTTTCCATAGTTACGGGAATGACGATCACGTTGGGAATTGACATGAAATCAACGGTTTTATTACTGCTCTCCCAGTTTACCATTATGCTTTCATTGGCCACCGGGAGAACTAATATTTTACAAGGGGTGGTATTATTGGTGATATTTGCTGTTTATCTGTTTACAATTGTGGCCCCCTGA
- a CDS encoding GyrI-like domain-containing protein — protein MGKLDLTKQYKAYYTATDEPQLITFTEVPYLSILGIGDPDSQQYADKLQALYSAAYTIKFQCKDLGKDFTVAKLEGLWSFNENKYAHIGIAEAPLKIPRSEWSYRMMIRLPEFVTPEQVNAAIQQVLDKKQLLLVKEVHFHKMTEGKVIQILHTGPFANEPETLQKIQQFSEAHGLQRNGLHHEIYLSDFRKTAPEKLKTILREPVK, from the coding sequence ATGGGAAAATTAGATTTAACAAAACAGTATAAAGCCTATTATACGGCTACAGATGAGCCACAACTCATCACGTTTACAGAAGTCCCTTACTTATCTATACTGGGTATTGGAGATCCAGACAGCCAGCAATATGCAGACAAGCTGCAAGCTTTATATTCAGCAGCTTATACCATTAAATTTCAATGCAAAGACCTGGGAAAGGATTTTACTGTAGCAAAACTGGAAGGGCTCTGGAGCTTTAATGAAAATAAGTACGCTCATATTGGTATAGCAGAGGCTCCTTTAAAAATACCAAGAAGCGAATGGTCTTACAGAATGATGATCCGTTTGCCGGAATTTGTTACTCCGGAACAGGTAAACGCAGCGATTCAACAAGTACTGGATAAAAAACAACTGTTATTAGTTAAGGAAGTCCATTTCCATAAAATGACAGAGGGAAAGGTGATCCAGATACTACATACTGGCCCTTTTGCCAATGAACCGGAAACTTTACAGAAAATCCAGCAATTTTCAGAAGCGCATGGCTTACAGAGGAATGGGCTTCATCACGAGATATACCTCTCTGATTTCAGAAAAACCGCTCCCGAAAAATTGAAAACCATTTTAAGGGAGCCGGTGAAATAG
- a CDS encoding DUF1842 domain-containing protein, translating into MLSESVLPAANSLNFRIISEGLFQPILQLTLTKNTPGTVSGTANLILKELGRELNLCFKIYGIYKTIPHSSRIWVSLKGYKNNDNELKLEIEMNKEWTTGIANYQYHGQHTKIIRNATVSSELFVKTQFKTQNYSSPFF; encoded by the coding sequence ATGTTATCAGAATCAGTTCTTCCTGCAGCAAACAGCTTAAATTTCCGTATCATCAGTGAAGGGTTATTCCAACCTATACTTCAACTTACGCTGACAAAAAACACACCAGGCACAGTTTCCGGGACGGCAAATCTAATCTTAAAAGAACTGGGCAGGGAACTGAATCTTTGTTTCAAAATCTATGGGATCTATAAAACCATCCCTCATTCGTCCAGAATATGGGTCAGCCTGAAAGGATATAAAAATAATGATAACGAACTCAAGCTGGAAATCGAAATGAATAAAGAGTGGACAACAGGTATTGCAAATTATCAATATCATGGACAACACACTAAAATAATCAGGAACGCGACCGTATCCAGTGAACTTTTCGTCAAAACGCAATTCAAAACACAGAACTATTCATCCCCCTTTTTTTAA
- a CDS encoding PAS domain-containing sensor histidine kinase, whose protein sequence is MQLSTETSPQTHLQSYLEGGTEMGALIRSYDWSGTALGAPDQWSQSLLTTIGIVLKSRFPMCLWWGTELIQFYNDAYRPSLGNEGKHPKALGQRAEECWPEIWPVIKPLIDQVLSGGESTWSEDQLIPIYRNNRIENVYWTFSYSKVNDTSGKPVGVLVICSETTDKVNTMAKIEKTITEQIIARKKVEQAEEMLRLSIEAANVGTWHMDVATRKFIASTRMKELYGYYPDEEVSYDDVLNRIPEEYRNKVRLAVEQAIASGESYSIEHPVTGYHDQTPRWVRALGKLYPGTSDHTAHFSGLTLDITEQKRDEMRKNDFIGMVSHELKTPLTSLNGYLQLLIARMRKTEDTFISTSLEKAYVQVKKMSTMINGFLNISRLESGKIHLDMEIFDLDQLIREIIEETKPTLQHHHLSLSPCLPVSVYADREKIGSVISNLLSNSIKYSPKGKIIEISCITHDGVAEVRVRDEGMGIKPQAIEKLFERFYRVETKHTQNISGFGIGLYLCSEILLHHGGSIWVESEIGVGSTFHFSLPLAT, encoded by the coding sequence ATGCAGCTGTCCACAGAAACCTCTCCTCAAACACATCTCCAAAGCTATTTGGAGGGGGGTACTGAAATGGGAGCGCTTATCCGTTCCTATGACTGGTCCGGAACAGCTTTAGGCGCTCCGGATCAATGGTCTCAAAGCTTGCTGACCACTATTGGCATCGTACTAAAGTCACGGTTTCCAATGTGTTTATGGTGGGGAACGGAATTAATTCAATTTTATAATGATGCCTACCGTCCAAGTCTGGGCAATGAAGGCAAACACCCCAAAGCATTGGGGCAACGTGCCGAAGAATGCTGGCCTGAAATCTGGCCGGTTATTAAACCACTGATTGATCAGGTTCTTTCCGGAGGAGAATCCACCTGGAGTGAGGACCAACTAATCCCCATCTACAGAAACAATCGTATTGAAAATGTTTACTGGACCTTTAGCTATAGCAAAGTAAATGATACTTCGGGAAAACCAGTTGGTGTCCTGGTCATCTGTTCAGAGACTACCGACAAGGTAAATACGATGGCGAAAATAGAAAAAACCATCACCGAGCAGATTATTGCCAGAAAAAAAGTGGAACAGGCTGAGGAAATGTTGCGTTTATCTATTGAAGCAGCCAATGTGGGTACCTGGCATATGGATGTGGCTACGCGCAAATTTATCGCTTCCACAAGGATGAAAGAACTGTATGGTTATTATCCTGATGAGGAAGTATCTTACGATGATGTGCTTAACCGGATCCCCGAAGAATACAGAAACAAAGTCAGACTAGCCGTAGAACAGGCAATCGCCAGCGGAGAAAGCTATAGCATTGAACATCCGGTAACGGGATATCATGATCAGACCCCCAGATGGGTCAGGGCCCTGGGAAAACTATATCCCGGAACCTCTGATCATACTGCCCACTTTTCAGGTTTAACACTGGATATTACAGAGCAAAAGCGGGATGAGATGCGCAAGAATGATTTCATTGGCATGGTCAGTCATGAACTAAAAACCCCGCTGACCTCCCTGAATGGCTACCTGCAACTCCTCATCGCCAGAATGAGAAAAACGGAAGACACCTTTATTTCAACTTCTTTGGAAAAAGCCTATGTACAGGTAAAAAAAATGAGTACGATGATTAATGGTTTTCTTAATATTTCAAGGCTGGAATCTGGAAAAATCCACCTGGACATGGAGATTTTCGATCTGGATCAGCTAATCAGAGAAATTATAGAGGAGACAAAACCGACTTTACAGCACCATCACCTTTCTTTATCTCCATGCCTTCCAGTTAGTGTTTACGCGGATCGTGAAAAGATAGGTTCAGTAATTTCCAATTTATTAAGCAATTCCATAAAATATTCGCCAAAGGGCAAAATAATAGAAATCAGCTGCATTACTCATGATGGCGTAGCAGAGGTGAGAGTGAGAGATGAAGGAATGGGTATTAAACCTCAGGCTATTGAAAAGCTTTTTGAACGTTTCTATAGAGTAGAAACCAAACATACTCAAAACATATCGGGTTTTGGAATCGGTCTGTACCTATGCTCGGAGATTTTGCTGCACCATGGAGGCAGCATATGGGTGGAGAGTGAAATTGGAGTGGGTTCAACTTTTCATTTTAGTCTTCCCCTTGCTACCTAA
- the nrdI gene encoding class Ib ribonucleoside-diphosphate reductase assembly flavoprotein NrdI: protein MTWIYYDSKTGNVERFVNRLKLHRDWQIQKIDQVSLPLEEGHLITYTTGFGEVPASTLRFLEENSAAIKSVSSSGNKNWGPNYALAAKKISVLFKLPVLLQFELSGTGEDIRKFIENIEG from the coding sequence ATGACCTGGATTTATTACGACAGCAAAACCGGTAATGTGGAACGTTTTGTAAATCGGTTGAAACTGCATCGGGACTGGCAGATCCAAAAGATCGACCAGGTATCTCTGCCGCTTGAAGAGGGGCACCTGATTACTTATACTACCGGCTTTGGAGAAGTTCCGGCTTCTACTTTACGTTTCCTGGAAGAGAATAGTGCTGCTATTAAATCTGTTTCTTCCAGTGGAAATAAAAACTGGGGCCCTAATTATGCATTGGCGGCAAAAAAAATCTCGGTACTTTTCAAATTGCCTGTTCTCCTGCAGTTTGAGCTCTCCGGTACCGGAGAAGACATTCGAAAATTTATAGAAAATATAGAAGGCTAA
- a CDS encoding thioredoxin family protein produces the protein MSTKRIIKFEKDDCSPCNMVSEYLDRKGVVYETINPFNQPELAMQFRVRSVPTVILLEQEQELSRVIGFKPEELSALAAV, from the coding sequence ATGAGTACTAAAAGAATAATCAAATTCGAAAAAGATGACTGCAGCCCATGTAATATGGTCTCTGAATATCTGGACAGAAAAGGGGTGGTCTATGAAACCATTAATCCATTTAACCAGCCGGAACTGGCCATGCAATTCCGAGTGCGTTCTGTACCTACCGTAATTCTGTTGGAACAGGAACAAGAGCTCTCCAGAGTAATTGGTTTTAAGCCCGAAGAATTGTCTGCACTGGCGGCAGTTTAG
- a CDS encoding sugar 3,4-ketoisomerase: MAHIINLKTFKDTRGILTVLDRVVDFDIKRLFYIYAVDDSDRGGHRHHNTHQAAICIQGSCKITNNDSKKTEVFDLDTPDKCLILEPEDWHVMHDFSADAILLVLASTPFDPKDYIYEPYPDSI, translated from the coding sequence ATGGCTCATATTATCAATTTAAAAACCTTCAAAGATACCAGAGGGATATTAACAGTCCTCGACAGGGTAGTCGACTTTGACATCAAACGCTTATTTTATATTTATGCCGTTGATGATTCTGACCGTGGAGGACACCGACACCACAATACACATCAGGCTGCCATCTGTATTCAGGGCTCTTGCAAAATCACCAATAACGACAGTAAAAAAACTGAGGTATTCGATTTGGATACCCCAGATAAATGTTTGATTTTAGAGCCCGAAGACTGGCATGTTATGCATGATTTTTCTGCAGACGCCATATTACTTGTTTTAGCCTCAACCCCATTTGATCCCAAAGACTACATTT
- a CDS encoding beta-1,6-N-acetylglucosaminyltransferase has protein sequence MQTWNFKLLMRVANLILTYNDPEQTERMIKNMVHEDFDFYIHVDKKSDIEPFLFIEALPNVYFIKNRVKVTWAGFSTVKAIFSSIKELVGSGVKYDFINLMSGQDYPIKPAALIAEVLRQNIGKELIHLEDIRNEWQEGLIRMENYFLADYTFKGRYTIEKVINFIMPKRKLPHNLHPYGRSMFWMLSPEAAMFVVKRVEKDRKLQKFFSLCWGTDEFVFHTILMDSPFKERIINNNYRYIDWSRGGAHPKILDENDFAPIKQSEALFIRKVKAPQSSRLMNLIDHKLLI, from the coding sequence TTGCAAACCTGGAATTTTAAGCTGCTTATGCGCGTAGCCAATCTGATCTTAACTTATAACGATCCTGAGCAAACAGAACGAATGATTAAAAATATGGTTCATGAGGATTTTGATTTTTACATTCACGTTGACAAAAAATCTGATATTGAACCCTTTCTTTTTATAGAAGCCCTACCTAATGTCTATTTTATAAAAAACCGGGTAAAGGTTACATGGGCAGGTTTTTCTACAGTAAAAGCAATATTTTCCAGCATCAAAGAATTGGTTGGCAGCGGTGTAAAGTACGACTTCATCAACCTCATGAGCGGACAGGACTATCCGATAAAACCGGCAGCCCTGATTGCAGAGGTACTCAGACAAAATATCGGAAAAGAACTGATTCACCTTGAAGACATCAGAAATGAATGGCAGGAAGGCCTGATCAGAATGGAGAATTACTTCCTTGCAGATTATACCTTTAAAGGAAGATACACCATCGAAAAAGTGATCAACTTTATCATGCCCAAAAGAAAACTCCCTCATAACCTGCATCCTTACGGAAGATCTATGTTCTGGATGCTGAGTCCTGAGGCAGCGATGTTCGTTGTAAAACGGGTGGAAAAGGATAGAAAACTACAAAAGTTTTTTTCTCTATGTTGGGGAACAGATGAATTTGTCTTTCATACCATCCTGATGGATTCTCCTTTTAAAGAACGTATTATTAACAACAATTACAGGTATATTGACTGGTCGCGCGGGGGGGCACATCCCAAGATCCTGGATGAAAATGACTTTGCCCCGATTAAACAGTCAGAGGCTTTGTTTATAAGAAAAGTAAAAGCACCCCAAAGTAGCAGATTAATGAACCTGATAGATCATAAACTTTTAATTTAA
- a CDS encoding OmpA family protein, whose product MKILRNPTLIVAIGLLTLSMQACKTKKLAAKPAPPVETKAPPVEEKQPEKPPVEEKVTPAPEEKANFNFSNVQFEFNSDVLKTASFEILDQVVREMKKEPSAKLTLNGHSSAEGTPEHNMSLSVDRANSVKSYLVNAGINGANLMIKGHGATSPITSNTTEEGKALNRRVEFKVNP is encoded by the coding sequence ATGAAAATTCTAAGAAACCCTACACTAATCGTCGCGATTGGGCTGTTGACCCTTTCGATGCAGGCTTGTAAAACGAAAAAATTAGCCGCAAAACCAGCTCCTCCTGTAGAGACTAAGGCTCCTCCGGTAGAAGAGAAACAACCTGAAAAACCTCCTGTAGAAGAGAAGGTGACCCCGGCACCCGAAGAGAAAGCCAACTTTAACTTCAGCAATGTTCAGTTCGAGTTTAACTCTGATGTTTTAAAGACTGCTTCTTTTGAAATTCTGGATCAGGTAGTAAGAGAAATGAAAAAAGAGCCATCAGCAAAGTTGACTTTAAATGGTCATTCTTCAGCTGAAGGTACCCCGGAACACAACATGTCTTTATCAGTAGATAGAGCAAACTCTGTAAAATCTTATCTGGTAAATGCGGGTATTAATGGTGCTAACCTGATGATTAAAGGTCATGGTGCTACCAGCCCGATTACTTCCAATACGACAGAAGAAGGAAAAGCTTTAAACCGTCGTGTTGAGTTTAAAGTGAATCCATAA